Proteins from a genomic interval of Halococcus salifodinae DSM 8989:
- a CDS encoding rolling circle replication-associated protein, producing the protein MEQLAIASVGVVGVSADPVDGEVELDEQSRLGRDWDCGPDRERPDCRKDLAHLKYQTESGEQASYRCGSWDCECCGHRLRMGLIEEIERITEERPEMRRFLTLTVDRRAPASKEEKHEYITDRWNALRTELRDRYPNLSYLWVRHEGDERDRPHLHLLVDRFLPQRELSQLAERVGLGRVVDIRRVDARNAAHYISAYLGRGSLSFLPSGSRRYGSSADVDLDPRDPGGDDRDGSALEEDWSLMAWDPIVEDWVSAASGDFRRDEDRGPPPD; encoded by the coding sequence GTGGAGCAGCTCGCGATCGCGTCGGTCGGGGTGGTCGGAGTGAGCGCGGATCCCGTCGACGGCGAGGTCGAGTTGGATGAGCAGTCACGGCTCGGTCGGGACTGGGATTGCGGGCCGGATCGGGAGCGGCCGGACTGCCGGAAGGACTTGGCGCACCTGAAGTACCAGACAGAATCGGGGGAACAGGCGTCGTACCGTTGCGGTTCGTGGGACTGCGAGTGTTGCGGCCACCGGCTGAGGATGGGACTGATCGAGGAGATAGAACGGATCACGGAGGAGCGCCCGGAGATGCGTCGGTTCCTGACGCTCACAGTGGACCGCAGAGCGCCCGCGTCGAAGGAGGAGAAGCACGAGTACATCACCGATCGGTGGAACGCGCTGAGGACGGAACTGAGGGACCGCTATCCAAACCTGTCGTATCTGTGGGTGCGGCACGAGGGAGACGAGCGGGACCGGCCGCACCTGCACCTGCTCGTGGATCGGTTCCTGCCGCAGCGGGAACTGTCGCAGTTGGCCGAGCGCGTCGGCCTCGGCCGGGTGGTGGACATCCGGCGGGTGGACGCACGGAACGCGGCGCACTACATCAGTGCGTACCTCGGTCGTGGCTCGCTGTCGTTCCTGCCGTCGGGGTCGCGGCGGTACGGATCTAGCGCCGACGTCGATCTCGATCCACGCGATCCGGGCGGCGACGATCGTGACGGCAGTGCGCTCGAGGAGGACTGGTCACTGATGGCGTGGGATCCGATCGTCGAGGACTGGGTGTCGGCTGCGTCGGGAGACTTCCGGCGCGACGAGGATAGAGGACCGCCACCAGACTAG